Genomic window (Chondrocystis sp. NIES-4102):
TTGAGGTAATAATTTGGGAGTCTCTTCCCAAGTAATAGTTTCCAATAAAGGAGACTTAATTATATCTTCAATATCTTCGGCCGAATAAAATGTATTGTGAAATTTTTCCAAAAAGGCTGTAGCTGCTACCCCAGCCAACAAACCCCCAATTAAAGCAGCTAGTAATTTTTTCTCTGAAGTCATGGAAACTGAGGCTAAATTACCATCCTCATCCTTAGCTAACTGGGGTTGTGATACTATTTCCCAGGGAATTTCGCTTTGAGCTAATTCCACACTTAAATTATCTTTTTGGGTCAAAAGTTGTTGTAAGGTTTGACTTGCGATCGCTAATTCCTGTTGTAATTTGGTGTATTGACGTGAAATTTGGGGAATTTTAAGTGCTTGTTGTTCGTATTGAGAAATTGTTGTTGTCAGATTTTGATTTTGAACTTCTAAAAGTTTAATTTGAGTAATGGCATCAACTAATTGCTGAGTCATACCTGAAAGAATTGTATTCTGCAAGTTAAGCAAAGGTGAATTACTAAAACCAACTGAAGACTGTCCGCCTAAAATTCGCTGTTTTTCTTTAGTTAATAGATTAAGTAAATTAGCTTTTTTATCCTCTAATTTTTGAATAGTAGGAGTATTACTTTCAAAACGTGCAGATTCTAAGGATATCTCACTTTCTATTTCCTTATATTTTTGTAGCAAGGACTGATAATTGGGATCTTCACTTAAAGTTGAAACAACAATTGCTTCAGATGGATTAATCTTTAACTGTTGTTGTAAACTATTTTTAAGTGCTTTTTGCTTATTTAGTTCATTTTGAGTTTCTATTTGTTGAGCTTTAAGTAAACTAATTTGCTCTAATAAGTCTTGCCCTTTAGTTTGGGGATCTATTAATTGGTTTTGTTCCTGTAAAGTTTGTAGATTCACTTGTAAAGTGTTAACTCTACTGTACAGTTCAGGTAATTGTTTCTCAATAAATTCAACTCCCTGTCCAATACGAGATTTACGTTCTTCTAAGGAATACTGTAAATATTTTTGCGAAATCTCTCCTAAGACCAATTCTACTAATTCGGGATCATCATGTTGGTAAGTTACTTTAATAATTTTGGTTTGATCCGCCCTAGTTGTCCCAATTCTCTCAATTACTAAATCTTCCGTAAGTTTTTCTATAGTAATTTCAGGATATTTTGTTTTAATTTTATCTACCACAGGAGACAGCATTTTGGGGCTTTTCAATAAAGCAATAATCGTTGAATAATCCATCTCTAATTGCTTAGTATTGATCTGTTTGCTTGACCCTGTTAGGTTACTAGGTTCTGCCAATCTCGCTTCTGAGCTTACTGGTTCTACTAATAGTTGAAACCCACCTTCATATATAGGTGTATGATTACGATTACTTACCCAAACTATACCAGTAACTATTCCAGCAATGCCAATTATAGGCATTATATTTCTTTTAATAGTTCTTAAAAAAGAGGTGAAGTTTAATTCAGGTTGAACAGGGATAATTAACTCTTCTTCGCCAGCACTTATTAGTTTTTGCATAGTCTCGGTACGTAAATATTATTTAATATATTTAATAGTTGTTGTAGCTTGGTATTATATCTTGCCTTCTCAAGCTTAATCTATGTATTTTCTCTATTATATATATGGTTTTAAGCTAGTAGGTAAAGTTTATTTTAATATAATGTGTTGCTCTGATAAATTTACTGATTAGACTTGAAATACATACTATTTAAAATAACTTGCCCGATTCCTTTTTTTTCTGTAGCTTGATAAAATCAGCAAATTCACTGTTGTTCTTATTTGGATTTTAAAATATATTAT
Coding sequences:
- a CDS encoding lipopolysaccharide biosynthesis protein translates to MQKLISAGEEELIIPVQPELNFTSFLRTIKRNIMPIIGIAGIVTGIVWVSNRNHTPIYEGGFQLLVEPVSSEARLAEPSNLTGSSKQINTKQLEMDYSTIIALLKSPKMLSPVVDKIKTKYPEITIEKLTEDLVIERIGTTRADQTKIIKVTYQHDDPELVELVLGEISQKYLQYSLEERKSRIGQGVEFIEKQLPELYSRVNTLQVNLQTLQEQNQLIDPQTKGQDLLEQISLLKAQQIETQNELNKQKALKNSLQQQLKINPSEAIVVSTLSEDPNYQSLLQKYKEIESEISLESARFESNTPTIQKLEDKKANLLNLLTKEKQRILGGQSSVGFSNSPLLNLQNTILSGMTQQLVDAITQIKLLEVQNQNLTTTISQYEQQALKIPQISRQYTKLQQELAIASQTLQQLLTQKDNLSVELAQSEIPWEIVSQPQLAKDEDGNLASVSMTSEKKLLAALIGGLLAGVAATAFLEKFHNTFYSAEDIEDIIKSPLLETITWEETPKLLPQSNLLVEAPDHYSKPVLESFKSLYANLRLRFTEPPIRSLVVSSAIKGDEQLPIAWNLAETAVATGQKVLLVDANLLEPQLHVQCNLPNQVGLSNLLAEQTDWQEVIQRSPDNNLSVLTSGQVPLNFSKLLTSNRMEKLIKEFEQVYDLVIYDTPPILNNMDTSFLAAHTDGLLMTVTIGRTKKSLVTQALNQIKNLNLKLLGVISTETL